One genomic segment of Streptomyces niveus includes these proteins:
- a CDS encoding S41 family peptidase → MPGPENRLRPHGFYRGAALTLLFASVLATAAATDSLPRADEEAARISTRSVASTADRDEVARAAAEAMADGKSGTEAAEDVVSRSGDRWGAVYDKGEYEEFEQALDGKYTGVGLSAKRLADGRTAASKVQPGGPAALAGIKAGDILRTIDGEPVGRRPVTEVVALLRGDARDRDTGESEDASAGTTVVLGLARDGHEWSETLRRASLSTDAVTLQTGADGALVIKVAAFTKGSGKQIRDAVLEAPRGAGVLLDLRGNAGGLITEAVQAASAFLDGGLVATYDIRGEQRSLFADPGGDTERPVVALVDGGTMSAAELVTGALQDRGRAITVGSPTFGKGSVQMPSRLPDGSVAELTVGHYRTPAGHKVDDRGITPDLVVAERAQERARTVLSGLGGGS, encoded by the coding sequence ATGCCGGGCCCCGAAAATCGCCTCAGGCCCCACGGTTTCTACCGCGGGGCGGCCCTGACATTGCTCTTCGCGAGCGTGCTCGCCACCGCCGCGGCCACCGACTCGCTGCCACGCGCCGACGAGGAGGCCGCCCGCATAAGCACCCGCTCCGTCGCCTCCACGGCCGACAGGGACGAGGTCGCGCGGGCCGCCGCCGAAGCCATGGCCGACGGGAAGTCCGGCACCGAGGCCGCCGAGGACGTCGTCAGCCGCAGCGGTGACCGCTGGGGCGCGGTGTACGACAAGGGTGAGTACGAGGAGTTCGAGCAGGCCCTCGACGGCAAGTACACCGGGGTGGGTCTCTCGGCCAAGCGGCTGGCCGACGGCCGGACCGCGGCGAGCAAGGTCCAGCCCGGCGGCCCCGCGGCGCTGGCCGGGATCAAGGCCGGCGACATCCTCCGTACGATCGACGGCGAACCGGTGGGCCGGCGGCCCGTGACCGAGGTCGTCGCGCTGCTGCGCGGTGACGCCAGGGACCGGGACACCGGCGAGTCCGAGGACGCCTCCGCGGGCACCACCGTCGTCCTCGGCCTGGCGCGCGACGGGCACGAGTGGAGCGAGACCCTGCGCCGGGCCAGCCTCAGTACGGACGCCGTCACGCTTCAAACCGGCGCCGACGGCGCGCTGGTGATCAAGGTGGCCGCCTTCACCAAGGGCAGCGGCAAGCAGATCAGGGACGCCGTGCTGGAGGCGCCCCGGGGGGCCGGCGTCCTGCTCGACCTCAGGGGGAACGCGGGCGGGCTGATCACCGAAGCCGTCCAGGCGGCCTCCGCCTTCCTCGACGGCGGCCTGGTCGCCACCTACGACATACGGGGTGAGCAGCGGTCCCTGTTCGCGGACCCGGGCGGCGACACCGAGCGGCCGGTGGTCGCGCTCGTCGACGGCGGCACGATGAGCGCAGCCGAGCTGGTCACCGGCGCCCTCCAGGACCGTGGCCGGGCGATCACCGTCGGTTCACCCACCTTCGGCAAGGGTTCCGTACAGATGCCGAGCAGGCTGCCGGACGGTTCCGTGGCCGAGCTGACCGTCGGGCACTACCGCACCCCGGCAGGTCACAAGGTCGACGACAGGGGCATCACACCCGACCTGGTCGTGGCCGAACGGGCCCAGGAGCGGGCCCGCACAGTATTGAGTGGCCTCGGAGGCGGGTCGTAG
- the smpB gene encoding SsrA-binding protein SmpB, which translates to MAKEKDTGRKLVAQNKKARHDYLILDTYECGLVLTGTEVKSLRQGRASLADGFVQIDDHEAWLHNVHVPEYTQGTWTNHSARRKRKLLMHRIEIDKLEQKSNESGHTIVPLALYFKGGRAKIEIALAKGKKEYDKRQTLREKQDRRETERAVSAVRRRQRA; encoded by the coding sequence ATGGCAAAGGAAAAGGACACAGGGCGCAAGCTGGTCGCGCAGAACAAGAAGGCGCGGCACGACTACCTCATTCTCGACACCTACGAGTGCGGTCTCGTGCTGACAGGTACCGAGGTCAAGTCGCTGCGCCAGGGACGCGCCTCCCTGGCGGACGGCTTCGTACAGATCGACGACCACGAGGCGTGGCTGCACAACGTGCACGTGCCCGAGTACACCCAGGGCACCTGGACCAACCACTCGGCGCGGCGCAAGCGCAAGCTGCTGATGCACCGGATCGAGATCGACAAGCTGGAGCAGAAGTCGAACGAGTCCGGTCACACGATCGTGCCGCTGGCCCTCTACTTCAAGGGCGGCCGGGCCAAGATCGAGATCGCGCTGGCGAAGGGCAAGAAGGAGTACGACAAGCGCCAGACGCTCCGTGAGAAGCAGGACCGGCGGGAGACGGAGCGCGCGGTCTCGGCGGTACGCCGGCGTCAGCGGGCCTGA
- a CDS encoding glycosyltransferase, producing the protein MRYLLPSLLLVALLAMLMLRGYVHSEILADHRVRPPAATDQVPDRILKGGPVIDARGTTTPKALKVPDRKLVLTFDDGPDPEWTPKVLDKLKEYDAHAVFFVTGTMASRHPELVRRMVDEGHEIGLHTFNHPDLAYQTQSRIDWELTQNQLVLAGAAGIRTSLFRPPYSSFADAMDDKSWPVTEYIGSLGYITVLNNTDSEDWKRPGVHEIIERATPKGTRGSIVLMHDSGGDRSQTVTALSRFLPSMQDRGYEFANLTEALGAPSAHTPVSGVELLKGKAFVGAVAVSEGTTAVLVAGLAAIGVLVIGRFGLMLVLSFAHARKVRRRGFSWGEPVTEPVTVLVPAYNERECIANTVRSLTQSDHRIEVIVIDDGSTDGTADIVEAMWLPGVHVVRQVNSGKPAALNNGIAHASHDLVVMMDGDTVFEPSTVRELVQPFGDPRVGAVAGNAKVGNRDTLIGAWQHIEYVMGFNLDRRMYDVLRCMPTIPGAVGAFRRQALDRVGGMSEDTLAEDTDITMAMHRDGWRVVYAERARAWTEAPESVQQLWSQRYRWSYGTMQAIWKHRRAVIERGPSGRFGRVGLPLVSLFMVLFPLLAPLIDVFLLYGLVFGPTRNTVIAWLGVLAVQAVCAAYAFRLDGERMIHLISLPLQQILYRQLMYVVLLQSWITALTGGRLRWQKLRRTGAVEAPGATTGRRSEDVRRPVA; encoded by the coding sequence ATGCGCTATCTGCTGCCCTCGCTGCTGCTCGTCGCCCTGCTCGCGATGCTGATGCTGCGCGGCTATGTGCACAGCGAGATCCTGGCGGACCATCGCGTACGCCCGCCGGCCGCCACCGATCAGGTGCCCGACCGGATCCTCAAGGGCGGCCCGGTCATAGACGCGCGCGGGACGACCACGCCCAAGGCGCTGAAGGTCCCCGACCGCAAGCTCGTCCTGACCTTCGACGACGGACCGGACCCCGAGTGGACGCCCAAGGTCCTCGACAAGCTCAAGGAGTACGACGCGCACGCCGTCTTCTTCGTCACCGGCACGATGGCCTCGCGCCATCCGGAGCTGGTGCGAAGGATGGTCGACGAGGGCCATGAGATCGGCCTGCACACCTTCAACCACCCGGATCTCGCGTACCAGACCCAGTCCCGTATCGACTGGGAGCTGACACAGAACCAGCTCGTGCTCGCGGGCGCGGCCGGCATCCGCACCTCGCTGTTCCGGCCGCCGTACTCCTCCTTCGCCGACGCGATGGACGACAAGTCCTGGCCGGTCACCGAGTACATCGGCAGCCTCGGCTACATCACCGTGCTCAACAACACCGACAGCGAGGACTGGAAGCGTCCCGGTGTCCACGAGATCATCGAGCGGGCCACCCCGAAGGGCACCCGCGGCTCCATCGTGCTGATGCATGACTCGGGCGGCGACCGCTCGCAGACCGTCACCGCGCTGAGCCGCTTCCTGCCGAGCATGCAGGACCGCGGATACGAGTTCGCCAACCTCACCGAGGCGTTGGGCGCCCCGAGCGCCCACACGCCCGTCTCCGGTGTCGAACTGCTCAAGGGCAAGGCGTTCGTCGGGGCCGTCGCGGTCTCGGAGGGCACCACCGCCGTACTGGTGGCCGGGCTCGCCGCGATCGGCGTGCTGGTCATCGGGAGGTTCGGGCTGATGCTGGTGCTGTCCTTCGCGCACGCGCGCAAGGTGCGGCGGCGCGGCTTCAGTTGGGGCGAGCCGGTCACCGAACCGGTGACGGTGCTGGTGCCCGCGTACAACGAACGCGAGTGCATAGCCAACACGGTCCGCTCCCTGACGCAGAGCGACCACCGCATCGAGGTCATCGTCATCGACGACGGCTCGACGGACGGCACGGCGGACATCGTCGAGGCGATGTGGCTGCCCGGCGTCCATGTCGTACGGCAGGTCAACAGCGGCAAGCCCGCCGCGCTCAACAACGGCATCGCGCACGCCAGTCACGATCTCGTCGTGATGATGGACGGCGACACCGTCTTCGAGCCGTCCACCGTGCGTGAGCTGGTCCAGCCGTTCGGCGACCCGAGGGTCGGGGCCGTCGCGGGCAACGCCAAGGTCGGCAACCGCGACACCCTCATCGGCGCCTGGCAGCACATCGAGTACGTGATGGGCTTCAATCTGGACCGCCGCATGTACGACGTACTGCGCTGCATGCCCACCATCCCCGGCGCGGTCGGCGCCTTCCGCCGCCAGGCCCTGGACCGCGTCGGCGGGATGAGCGAGGACACCCTCGCCGAGGACACCGACATCACCATGGCGATGCACCGCGACGGCTGGCGGGTCGTGTACGCGGAGCGCGCCCGCGCCTGGACCGAGGCGCCGGAGTCCGTGCAGCAGTTGTGGTCCCAGCGCTACCGCTGGAGCTACGGCACGATGCAGGCGATCTGGAAGCACCGCCGCGCGGTGATCGAGCGCGGGCCCTCCGGCCGCTTCGGCCGGGTCGGACTGCCGCTGGTCTCGCTGTTCATGGTGCTGTTCCCGCTGCTCGCGCCGCTCATCGACGTGTTCCTCCTGTACGGGCTGGTCTTCGGCCCCACCAGGAACACCGTGATCGCGTGGCTCGGCGTGCTGGCCGTGCAGGCGGTCTGCGCCGCGTACGCCTTCCGGCTCGACGGCGAACGCATGATCCATCTGATCTCGCTGCCCCTCCAGCAGATTCTCTACCGACAACTCATGTACGTCGTGCTGCTCCAGTCCTGGATCACGGCCCTCACCGGCGGACGGCTCCGCTGGCAGAAGCTGCGCCGCACGGGCGCGGTGGAGGCGCCGGGGGCCACGACCGGGCGGCGGAGCGAGGACGTTCGGAGGCCGGTGGCATGA
- a CDS encoding acyltransferase family protein: MSGGSVDIGGVTAGGTGGVPRARHKAPGGARPEAGRTEDAVRPAGRDRYLDLLRAIALGRVVIYHIFGWAWLTILFPSMGVMFALAGSLMARSLNRPSLGVIRGRMRRLLPPMWAFALVVVPVMFAMGWKPVREEGLWWFLKLANYLFPVGAPPYPWQSGSEGGWLDQSWADQAAGPLWYIRAYLWFVLASPLLLWAFRRVPWATLLAPLALTAVIGTGLVEIPGEAGLALTDFAVYGACWILGFAHNDGMFKKVPRYITVSLAAFVMAFGIWWASGHLTDEGWNLDEIPLAQATWSLGFCAILLQYSPSWRELPGKLAQFDSTITLANNRAVTIYLWHNLLIMATVPIIDQLWKIPDIWKYGEQLDAAYPALMLVLVWPLLAVAILAFGWVEDVAAKRRPRLWPNGSGGSEGSGPRGRKPPRSRDSAPPAHAGPPDRR; the protein is encoded by the coding sequence ATGAGCGGCGGATCTGTCGACATCGGGGGAGTGACCGCCGGGGGGACCGGAGGTGTTCCGCGAGCCAGGCACAAGGCGCCGGGAGGCGCGCGGCCGGAGGCGGGGCGGACGGAGGACGCCGTGCGGCCGGCCGGCCGGGACCGCTATCTCGACCTGCTGCGCGCGATCGCGCTGGGGCGGGTGGTGATCTACCACATCTTCGGCTGGGCCTGGCTGACGATCCTGTTTCCCTCCATGGGCGTGATGTTCGCGCTGGCGGGCTCGCTGATGGCGCGTTCGCTGAACCGGCCCTCGCTGGGCGTCATCCGGGGCCGGATGCGGCGGCTGCTGCCGCCGATGTGGGCGTTCGCGCTGGTCGTCGTGCCGGTGATGTTCGCGATGGGCTGGAAGCCGGTCAGGGAGGAGGGCCTGTGGTGGTTCCTCAAGCTGGCCAACTATCTGTTCCCGGTCGGGGCGCCGCCGTATCCCTGGCAGAGCGGGTCGGAGGGCGGCTGGCTGGACCAGTCGTGGGCGGACCAGGCGGCCGGACCGCTCTGGTACATCCGCGCGTACCTCTGGTTCGTGCTGGCGTCGCCGCTGCTGCTGTGGGCCTTCCGCCGGGTGCCGTGGGCGACGCTGCTGGCGCCGCTCGCGCTGACGGCGGTCATCGGCACCGGTCTGGTGGAGATCCCCGGCGAGGCGGGCCTGGCGCTCACGGACTTCGCGGTCTACGGCGCGTGCTGGATCCTCGGCTTCGCGCACAACGACGGCATGTTCAAGAAGGTGCCGCGCTACATCACGGTCTCGCTGGCCGCGTTCGTCATGGCCTTCGGGATCTGGTGGGCGTCGGGGCATCTCACCGACGAGGGCTGGAATCTGGACGAGATCCCGCTGGCCCAGGCGACCTGGTCGCTCGGGTTCTGCGCGATCCTGCTCCAGTACTCGCCGTCGTGGCGGGAACTGCCCGGAAAGCTGGCGCAGTTCGACTCCACGATCACCCTCGCCAACAACCGCGCCGTGACGATCTATCTCTGGCACAACCTGCTGATCATGGCGACGGTGCCGATCATCGACCAACTCTGGAAGATTCCCGACATATGGAAGTACGGGGAGCAACTGGACGCCGCCTACCCGGCGTTGATGCTGGTGCTGGTCTGGCCGCTGCTGGCGGTCGCGATCCTGGCCTTCGGGTGGGTCGAGGACGTCGCGGCCAAGCGGCGGCCGAGACTCTGGCCGAACGGCTCGGGCGGGTCCGAGGGGTCCGGGCCCAGAGGGAGGAAGCCCCCTAGGTCCAGGGACTCAGCGCCGCCCGCGCACGCAGGCCCGCCAGACCGTCGCTGA
- a CDS encoding PIN domain-containing protein gives MIRYLIDSSAVWRILRDKELRAPWSEAISGGAVGSCQPQRVEFKRSARHVDEYDRMTDMFAELHPDVPVPKNPWPWIETAQYRLAQRGRHQALSVTDWLICATAAHRDVIVLHDDNDFRSAASLLPDLRERRIHEIPH, from the coding sequence GTGATTCGCTATCTGATCGATTCGTCCGCCGTGTGGCGGATCCTTCGCGACAAGGAACTGCGCGCTCCCTGGAGCGAGGCGATCAGCGGCGGGGCGGTCGGGTCCTGCCAGCCGCAGCGGGTGGAGTTCAAGCGGTCCGCACGGCACGTCGACGAGTACGACCGCATGACGGACATGTTCGCCGAGCTGCACCCCGACGTCCCGGTACCGAAGAATCCCTGGCCCTGGATCGAGACCGCCCAGTACCGGCTGGCTCAGCGAGGCCGGCATCAGGCTCTCTCGGTGACCGACTGGCTGATCTGCGCGACAGCGGCGCACCGCGACGTGATCGTCCTGCACGACGACAACGATTTCAGGTCCGCCGCCTCGCTCCTGCCCGACCTGCGTGAACGCCGTATCCACGAAATCCCTCACTGA
- a CDS encoding type II toxin-antitoxin system VapB family antitoxin — protein sequence MSLTTIDLDDEALAAAMRVSGIRTKKEAVNTALREFTARHRRIAALEEYASLAEGWDYESWERQRASEKRGGR from the coding sequence GTGAGCCTGACGACGATCGACCTCGATGACGAAGCGCTGGCCGCCGCGATGCGCGTGTCCGGCATAAGGACGAAGAAGGAAGCGGTGAACACCGCTCTGCGCGAGTTCACCGCCCGGCACCGTCGCATCGCGGCGCTGGAGGAGTACGCCTCGCTCGCCGAGGGCTGGGACTACGAGTCGTGGGAGCGGCAGCGTGCCTCCGAGAAGCGGGGCGGGCGGTGA
- a CDS encoding nitrate/nitrite transporter, with product MTGPTITDPAPGAGRGRWIEHWDPEDADFWERTGRRTARRNLLFSVLSEHIGFSIWTLWSVMVLFMGPEYGIDPAGKFFLIGTATFVGALVRIPYTFAVARFGGRNWTVVSALLLLLPTGAAYAVMEPGTSYSTFMAVAALTGLGGGNFASSMTNINSFFPLREKGWALGLNAGGGNIGVPVVQLVGLLVIGTAGATHPRIVLGVYLPLIVAAAVCAALFMDNLAPVKNDTGAAKEAVRDRHTWIMAVLYIGTFGSFIGYSFAFGLVLQTQFGRTPLEAASLTFAGPLLGSLIRPVGGRLADRHGGARITLWNFGGMAAATVVVIFASVTGSLPVFLVGFAALFLLSGLGNGSTYKMIPGIFQTKALARGMTGEDAARYGRRLSGASMGLIGAVGALGGLGVNLAFRQSFQQESGTGTAAFVAFLGFYAVCSALTWAVYLRKQAARPATEAETGAGADVSRRLDYAEV from the coding sequence ATGACTGGCCCGACGATCACCGATCCGGCACCCGGCGCCGGACGGGGGCGATGGATCGAGCACTGGGATCCCGAGGACGCCGACTTCTGGGAGCGGACGGGGCGCAGGACCGCCCGGCGCAATCTGCTCTTCTCCGTGCTCTCCGAGCACATCGGGTTCTCCATCTGGACCCTCTGGTCCGTGATGGTCCTGTTCATGGGGCCCGAGTACGGGATCGACCCGGCCGGGAAGTTCTTCCTCATCGGCACGGCCACCTTCGTCGGCGCCCTCGTGCGGATCCCGTACACCTTCGCCGTCGCCCGCTTCGGCGGCCGCAACTGGACCGTCGTCAGCGCGCTGCTCCTGCTCCTGCCGACCGGCGCCGCCTACGCGGTGATGGAGCCGGGGACCTCGTACAGCACCTTCATGGCCGTCGCCGCGCTCACCGGGCTCGGCGGCGGCAACTTCGCCTCCTCCATGACCAACATCAACTCCTTCTTCCCGCTGCGCGAGAAGGGCTGGGCGCTCGGCCTCAACGCCGGCGGCGGCAACATCGGCGTGCCGGTCGTGCAGCTCGTCGGGCTGCTGGTGATCGGGACGGCGGGCGCCACGCACCCCCGGATCGTGCTCGGGGTCTACCTCCCGCTGATCGTCGCCGCCGCCGTCTGCGCCGCGCTGTTCATGGACAACCTGGCCCCGGTGAAGAACGACACCGGGGCGGCGAAGGAAGCCGTACGCGACCGGCACACCTGGATCATGGCGGTGCTGTACATCGGGACGTTCGGCTCCTTCATCGGCTACAGCTTCGCCTTCGGCCTGGTGCTCCAGACCCAGTTCGGGCGTACGCCCCTGGAGGCCGCCTCGCTCACGTTCGCCGGTCCGCTGCTCGGCTCGCTGATACGGCCGGTCGGCGGCAGGCTCGCCGACCGGCACGGCGGCGCCCGCATCACCCTGTGGAACTTCGGGGGGATGGCGGCGGCCACCGTCGTGGTGATCTTCGCCTCGGTGACCGGGTCGCTGCCCGTCTTCCTCGTCGGCTTCGCCGCGCTGTTCCTGCTCAGCGGACTCGGCAACGGTTCGACGTACAAGATGATCCCGGGCATCTTCCAGACGAAGGCGCTGGCTCGGGGGATGACGGGGGAGGACGCCGCCCGGTACGGGCGCAGGCTCTCCGGCGCCTCCATGGGGCTGATCGGGGCCGTCGGCGCACTCGGCGGGCTCGGGGTCAATCTCGCCTTCCGGCAGTCCTTCCAGCAGGAGTCCGGCACGGGCACCGCCGCGTTCGTCGCCTTCCTCGGCTTCTACGCCGTGTGCTCGGCGCTCACCTGGGCGGTATACCTTCGGAAGCAGGCGGCCCGACCGGCGACGGAGGCGGAGACGGGGGCCGGCGCCGATGTGAGCCGCAGGCTCGACTACGCAGAGGTATGA
- a CDS encoding uroporphyrinogen-III synthase yields the protein MSDQQQHGPLAGFTVGVTAARRADELGALLMRRGAAVVHAPALRIVPVSDDAELLEATKELIGNPPHVVIATTAIGFRGWVEAADGWGHGQDLLDCLRGTELLARGPKVKGAIRAAGLTEEWSPDSESMAEVLDRLLTEGVDGRRVALQLHGEPLPGFVEALRAGGADVVVVPVYRWMPPEDIAPVDRLIDATVARTLDAVTFTSAPAAASLLSRANERGLLADLVEALHHDVLAVCVGPVTALPLQEHGIDTVQPERFRLGPLVQVLCLELPGRTRTLTVAGRRFEIRGHAVLLDGELRPVPPAGMALVTALARRPGWVVSRADLLRALPGAGSDEHAVETAMARLRAALGASELIQTVVKRGYRLALDPAAGTKYGGA from the coding sequence ATGTCCGATCAGCAGCAGCACGGCCCACTCGCCGGATTCACGGTCGGGGTCACCGCCGCCCGGCGCGCCGACGAACTGGGGGCGCTGCTCATGCGGCGCGGCGCCGCCGTCGTGCACGCCCCCGCCCTGCGTATCGTGCCGGTCTCCGACGACGCCGAACTCCTTGAAGCCACCAAGGAGTTGATCGGCAACCCGCCCCATGTGGTGATCGCGACGACGGCGATCGGCTTCCGCGGCTGGGTCGAGGCGGCCGACGGCTGGGGCCACGGCCAGGACCTGCTCGACTGTCTGCGCGGCACCGAACTGCTGGCGCGCGGGCCCAAGGTGAAGGGCGCGATCCGCGCCGCCGGGCTGACCGAGGAGTGGTCGCCGGACTCCGAGTCCATGGCCGAGGTGCTGGACCGGCTGCTGACCGAGGGCGTCGACGGGCGCCGGGTCGCGCTCCAGCTCCACGGGGAGCCGCTGCCCGGCTTCGTGGAGGCGCTACGGGCCGGGGGCGCCGATGTCGTCGTCGTACCCGTCTACCGCTGGATGCCGCCCGAGGACATAGCTCCCGTCGACCGGCTCATCGACGCGACCGTCGCGCGCACCCTGGACGCCGTCACGTTCACCAGCGCGCCGGCGGCCGCCTCGCTGCTCTCCCGGGCCAACGAGCGCGGTCTGCTGGCCGACCTGGTCGAGGCCCTTCACCACGACGTGCTCGCCGTCTGCGTGGGCCCCGTCACCGCCCTGCCGCTCCAGGAGCACGGCATCGACACCGTCCAGCCCGAACGCTTCCGCCTCGGCCCGCTCGTCCAGGTGCTCTGCCTCGAACTCCCCGGCCGCACCCGCACGTTGACGGTCGCCGGCCGCCGCTTCGAGATCCGCGGTCACGCGGTGCTGCTGGACGGCGAGCTGAGGCCCGTACCGCCCGCCGGGATGGCCCTGGTGACCGCGCTCGCCAGACGGCCCGGCTGGGTGGTCTCACGCGCCGACCTGCTGCGGGCCCTGCCCGGGGCGGGCAGCGACGAGCACGCGGTCGAGACGGCCATGGCCCGGCTCCGTGCGGCGCTCGGCGCGTCCGAACTGATCCAGACGGTCGTCAAGCGCGGCTACCGGCTGGCGCTGGACCCGGCCGCGGGCACGAAGTACGGGGGCGCCTGA
- a CDS encoding GNAT family N-acetyltransferase — MVNDSLPFRPARAEDAGPLAEALLRNRDHMGPWSPYRTADYFTPEAQAHLLADPSALRWHFVDGRRVVGQATLSTLDLGPFRSAGLGYWVDAEYTGRGLATRAVEEVGRAALEDLGLHRIEASTMPSNTGSLRVLRKCGFDLIGTAPRYLHIDGAWRDHELFQRILHDGPPNTAP; from the coding sequence ATGGTCAACGACTCCCTTCCGTTCCGGCCCGCGCGAGCGGAAGACGCCGGCCCTCTCGCCGAGGCACTTCTGCGCAACAGGGACCACATGGGCCCCTGGTCTCCGTACCGCACCGCCGACTACTTCACCCCGGAGGCGCAGGCCCACCTGCTGGCCGACCCCTCCGCCCTGCGCTGGCACTTCGTCGACGGACGGCGCGTCGTGGGTCAGGCCACGCTCTCCACCCTCGACCTCGGGCCGTTCCGCAGCGCCGGCCTCGGCTACTGGGTCGACGCCGAGTACACCGGACGCGGACTGGCCACCCGCGCCGTCGAGGAGGTGGGCCGGGCCGCCCTGGAGGATCTGGGACTGCACCGCATCGAGGCGAGCACCATGCCGTCCAACACCGGGTCGCTGCGGGTTCTGCGCAAATGCGGGTTCGACCTCATCGGGACGGCGCCGCGCTACCTGCATATCGACGGCGCGTGGCGAGACCACGAGCTCTTCCAGCGGATTCTGCACGACGGTCCGCCGAACACCGCGCCCTAA
- a CDS encoding CGNR zinc finger domain-containing protein, protein MTTGVGSYEWRFDSGRLCLDLVATGEPAPKGFDEQPRPDGAGLLGRWLTGSGLVPAGTPLTGVDTAWVRRFAELRDCVGQLVRAEIDGRYAAAALERVNTIAAGAPPGIRAVREPGGGLVRTLSDEPECGALLAAVARDTVDLLTDPVARARLRQCEGDSCRRVYLDTSRGRRRRWCSSEVCGNRERVARHRRRAATTRA, encoded by the coding sequence ATGACTACGGGCGTGGGCTCGTACGAGTGGCGATTCGACTCCGGGCGCCTGTGCCTGGATCTGGTGGCCACCGGGGAACCGGCCCCGAAGGGCTTCGACGAACAGCCACGGCCCGACGGCGCCGGACTGCTCGGCCGCTGGCTCACCGGCTCCGGTCTCGTGCCCGCGGGTACCCCGCTGACCGGCGTCGACACCGCCTGGGTCCGGCGCTTCGCGGAACTGCGCGACTGTGTCGGCCAGTTGGTGCGCGCGGAGATCGACGGGCGGTACGCGGCGGCCGCGCTGGAGCGCGTCAACACCATCGCCGCCGGAGCCCCGCCCGGTATCAGGGCCGTACGGGAACCGGGCGGCGGCCTCGTCCGGACGCTGAGCGACGAGCCCGAGTGCGGCGCGCTGCTCGCGGCCGTGGCCAGGGACACCGTGGACCTGCTGACCGACCCCGTCGCCCGGGCGCGACTGCGGCAGTGCGAGGGCGACAGCTGCCGCCGCGTCTATCTGGACACCTCGCGCGGGCGCCGCCGCCGCTGGTGCTCCAGCGAGGTGTGCGGCAACAGGGAACGGGTCGCCCGCCACCGCCGCCGCGCCGCGACCACCCGCGCCTGA
- a CDS encoding sigma-70 family RNA polymerase sigma factor encodes MGTSSHLKVSTREVQVRKDAAVADDRPHRARHRSEAQRTNISVPDEELMRALYREHAGPLLAYVLRLVAGDRQRAEDVVQETLIRAWKNAGQLNRATGSVRPWLVTVARRIVIDGHRSRQARPQEVDPSPLEVMPAEDEIDKALWLMTLSDALDDLTPAHREVLVETYFKGRTVNEAAETLGIPSGTVRSRVFYALRSMKLALEERGVSA; translated from the coding sequence ATGGGAACAAGCAGCCATCTCAAGGTCTCGACCCGGGAGGTTCAGGTGCGCAAGGATGCGGCCGTGGCCGACGACCGACCTCACCGGGCCCGGCACCGGAGTGAGGCACAGCGCACCAACATCTCCGTTCCCGACGAGGAGTTGATGCGCGCCCTCTACCGGGAACATGCCGGTCCCCTGCTCGCCTACGTCCTGCGCCTCGTCGCGGGCGACCGCCAACGGGCCGAGGATGTCGTACAGGAGACGCTCATCCGTGCCTGGAAGAACGCCGGTCAGCTCAACCGGGCGACCGGCTCTGTCCGCCCCTGGCTGGTGACGGTCGCCCGACGCATCGTCATCGACGGTCACCGCAGCCGGCAGGCCCGGCCGCAGGAGGTCGACCCGTCGCCGCTGGAGGTCATGCCCGCGGAGGACGAGATCGACAAGGCGTTGTGGCTGATGACGCTCTCTGATGCCCTCGATGATTTGACCCCCGCCCACCGGGAAGTTCTGGTGGAGACGTACTTCAAGGGACGCACGGTCAACGAGGCCGCCGAGACGCTCGGCATACCCAGTGGGACCGTGCGGTCGCGTGTGTTCTACGCACTGCGTTCCATGAAGCTCGCGCTGGAGGAAAGGGGGGTCTCGGCATGA